The following coding sequences lie in one Haematobia irritans isolate KBUSLIRL chromosome 3, ASM5000362v1, whole genome shotgun sequence genomic window:
- the sta gene encoding stubarista 40S ribosomal protein SA: MSGGLDILSLKEEDVTKMLVATTHLGSETVNFQMEQYVYKRRPDGVNIINIGKTWEKLVLAARAIAAIEHPSDVFVISSRPIGQRAVLKFAKYTDTTPIAGRFTPGAFTNQIQPAFREPRLLVVTDPMTDHQPIMEASYANIPVIAFVNTDSPLRYIDIAIPCNNKSPHSIGLMLWLLSREVLRLRGTISRSMEWNVVVDLFFYRDPEEAEKEEAAAKELMPAAKVEELVDHPVEEASNWAEEVAIDVPAPVAAAGAEDWNDDTVKSSWGNDANF, translated from the exons ATGTCGGGAGGTTTAGATATTTTGTCCCTCAAAGAGGAAGATGTTACCAAAATGTTGGTAGCCACCACCCATTTGGGCTCTGAGACCGTCAATTTCCAAATGGAACAATACGTCTACAAGCGCCGCCCTGATGGTGTTAACATCATTAACATTGGCAAGACCTGGGAAAAATTGGTCTTGGCTGCACGTGCTATTGCCGCCATCGAACATCCATCAGAT GTCTTCGTTATCTCTTCTCGCCCTATTGGTCAACGTGCTGTGTTGAAGTTCGCTAAATACACCGACACTACTCCCATTGCCGGTCGTTTCACACCTGGTGCATTCACCAATCAAATTCAACCAGCTTTCCGTGAACCACGTTTGTTGGTTGTCACCGATCCCATGACTGACCATCAACCCATCATGGAAGCTTCTTATGCCAACATCCCCGTTATTGCTTTCGTCAATACCGACTCTCCTTTGCGTTACATCGATATTGCTATTCCATGCAACAACAAATCACCCCACTCCATTGGTTTGATGTTGTGGTTGTTGTCTCGTGAAGTTCTCCGTTTGCGTGGAACCATCTCCCGCAGCATGGAATGGAACGTTGTTGTTGACTTGTTCTTCTACCGTGATCCTGAGGAAGCTGAGAAGGAAGAAGCTGCTGCTAAGGAACTTATGCCAGCCGCTAAGGTTGAAGAGCTTGTTGATCACCCCGTTGAGGAAGCCTCCAACTGGGCCGAagaagttgctattgatgtgccTGCTCCCGTTGCTGCTGCCGGCGCTGAAGACTGGAATGACGATACCGTCAAGTCCTCATGGGGTAACGATGCCAACTTCTAA